The genomic window GACAAAGGAAGAGCGCTATGCGGAGGCCGCCGTACGGCATCTGCGCGCATGGTTCGTCGATCCGGCTACGAGCATGACGCCGAGCCTCATGGATGCAAGCGTTGTTCTTCCTGCGAAGACAGGGCGCTTTGAAGGCATTGTGGAGACAGTTCATCTAGCGGAGGTAGCGCAGGCAATTCCCTTCCTCACGAACGCGGAAGCTTTCACGAAGAACGATGCAGATGGCGTGACCAGGTGGTTTGGCACCTACTTCGATTGGCTCAACAACTCGCAGTTCGCCGGGCTTGCGCGCGACCAGAAGGACCATCACGGAAGCTCGTGGCTGCTGCAAACCATCGCGTTCATGCGGCTGCGTCTAGCGCTCTTGCCGAATACCGACGACACACCGCTGGGAGAGCTTCGCCATCGCTATAAGTCGGTAACGATTCGCGCCCAGATTAACGCCGATGGGGTATTTCCGCATGAACTCTCAACGCCGAATGCTTATCGGCTTTCGCTCTTCAACCTGGACATGCTCGCGGCGATCTGCCTGTTGCTCTACACGCCCTTCGACAGTGTGTGGGAGTACGACCTGCAGGATGGCCCGGGGATGCGTGCAGCCATTGCGCGCCACTTTCCGTTTATCAGGAACAAGGGCGCGTGGCCCTACCCGGCGGACGCTACCCACTTTGACGATCTGCCGCTGCGCCAGCCCAGCCTGCTCTTCTGCGCACGAGCATATACACGGCCAGAGTACGCCGACCTCTGGAAGATGC from Granulicella sp. L56 includes these protein-coding regions:
- a CDS encoding alginate lyase family protein gives rise to the protein MPITRRIFCTQAAGAVTTGILLPRPLIAQASTARPDVAVIDHDRILKAAQSYLTKRPTPLTTLPCKRSPGTPHDFYSEAEDYWPDPAKTDGSYLQRKESANPAAFTAHRNALLDLSIWVPALVAAYLLTKEERYAEAAVRHLRAWFVDPATSMTPSLMDASVVLPAKTGRFEGIVETVHLAEVAQAIPFLTNAEAFTKNDADGVTRWFGTYFDWLNNSQFAGLARDQKDHHGSSWLLQTIAFMRLRLALLPNTDDTPLGELRHRYKSVTIRAQINADGVFPHELSTPNAYRLSLFNLDMLAAICLLLYTPFDSVWEYDLQDGPGMRAAIARHFPFIRNKGAWPYPADATHFDDLPLRQPSLLFCARAYTRPEYADLWKMLPADTEIAELQRTFPIRQPLLWVTRPKP